A part of Gramella sp. MAR_2010_147 genomic DNA contains:
- a CDS encoding FAD-binding oxidoreductase, whose amino-acid sequence MATETTSQQNIDSSKIEKFATQLRGKIVLASDKNYDETRKVFNAMIDKRPELFVICIDVADVIASVKFAKENDLAVAIRGGGHNGGGLGLCEDGMVIDLSGIKFVRVNTSDNTVRVGGGNLWGEVDHATHIFGLVIPAGIISTTGVGGLTLGGGVGYLSRKFGLTIDNLLEADMVLADGSFVTVNKDQHKDLFWAIRGGGGNFGIITSFKFQAHPLKTVFGGPTLWPIEKTEEIMEWFDGFIHTAPDDLNGFIATLVIPGPPFPDFLHNKQFCAIVWCYTGPMDKAKEVFQPIMAKEPIFDHVGEMPYPAIQTLFDGLFPPGLQWYWRADFFNNLHPEISAQHLKFGSRIPTPLSQMHLYPISGAASRVGKEETPWAYRDAKYAGVIVGVDKDPANNDKITQWCKDYWNALHDYSAGGAYSNFMMDEGQERVKTSYKYNYERLAKIKKQYDPENFFRINQNIQPSN is encoded by the coding sequence ATGGCAACAGAAACAACTTCTCAACAAAATATCGACTCTTCAAAAATTGAAAAATTTGCTACTCAATTGCGAGGAAAAATAGTATTGGCTTCAGATAAAAATTATGATGAAACCAGGAAAGTATTTAACGCAATGATAGATAAACGACCTGAACTGTTTGTTATATGTATAGACGTTGCTGATGTAATAGCTTCAGTAAAGTTTGCAAAAGAAAATGATTTGGCGGTAGCCATAAGGGGCGGTGGCCATAATGGCGGCGGCTTAGGTTTATGCGAAGACGGTATGGTTATAGATTTATCGGGGATCAAATTTGTTCGTGTAAATACCTCTGATAATACAGTAAGGGTTGGTGGAGGTAATCTCTGGGGGGAAGTAGATCACGCCACACATATCTTTGGACTGGTCATTCCTGCAGGAATTATTTCTACTACAGGGGTAGGCGGTTTAACCCTGGGAGGAGGTGTAGGTTATTTGTCCAGAAAATTTGGCCTTACTATAGATAACCTTCTCGAAGCCGATATGGTTTTGGCAGATGGCTCTTTTGTAACTGTAAATAAAGATCAACACAAGGATTTATTTTGGGCCATACGTGGAGGCGGAGGAAATTTTGGGATCATTACCTCTTTTAAATTTCAGGCGCATCCTTTAAAAACTGTTTTTGGTGGTCCGACCTTATGGCCTATTGAAAAAACTGAAGAAATCATGGAGTGGTTTGATGGTTTTATCCACACGGCTCCTGATGATCTCAATGGATTTATAGCGACTCTTGTCATTCCGGGGCCTCCCTTTCCGGATTTTTTACACAACAAACAATTTTGCGCCATCGTTTGGTGCTACACAGGACCTATGGACAAAGCCAAAGAAGTTTTTCAACCTATCATGGCTAAAGAACCAATATTCGATCATGTAGGAGAAATGCCTTATCCTGCTATTCAAACCTTGTTTGATGGTTTGTTTCCTCCCGGCCTTCAATGGTACTGGCGTGCAGATTTCTTTAATAACCTCCACCCTGAAATAAGTGCACAGCATTTAAAATTTGGCTCCAGAATACCCACTCCACTTTCGCAGATGCATCTATATCCCATCAGTGGTGCAGCCAGTAGAGTGGGAAAAGAAGAAACTCCATGGGCTTATCGTGATGCTAAATATGCCGGGGTGATTGTAGGTGTAGATAAAGATCCTGCAAATAATGATAAAATTACTCAGTGGTGTAAAGATTACTGGAACGCGCTTCATGATTATTCTGCAGGAGGGGCGTATTCAAATTTTATGATGGATGAAGGACAGGAGCGGGTAAAAACCAGTTATAAATATAATTATGAGCGCTTAGCCAAAATAAAAAAACAATATGATCCTGAAAATTTCTTTAGAATTAACCAGAACATACAACCATCAAATTAA
- a CDS encoding site-specific integrase gives MSTSYQLSFYLRKSRNEKTSESDIYLRISVNNKRSALSINRKVDPRKWHSKSEKMLGKSPEAVELNNYINVLRNRIKNIHQSLIEEDKTVTSKNILDEFKGVNKKKPKMTLEVFKEHNEQMDRLSGKSISKSTAKRYWTCYNHVEQFLKEEYKAEDYPMNDINHQFITKFEYFLKTKRECNHNSALKYVNNFKKIIRIALANQWMDRDPFYNYKVQFETVEREYLNEEEVQKLINKDLHLDRLKLVRDMFVFSCYTGLAYSDVKKLSSADITKGIDGGKWIRIKRTKTKSLSSIPLLPVAEEILDRYKDHPEVKNGDYVLPVLSNQKSNAFLKEIAALCGINKPLTTHLARHTFATTITLTNGVPIESVSKMLGHKDLRTTQHYAKIVDRKISDDMNALKMKLAEKEAKKITDKRKTNE, from the coding sequence ATGAGCACTTCTTATCAACTTAGTTTTTACCTCAGAAAAAGCAGAAACGAAAAAACCTCTGAGAGTGATATTTATTTACGCATTTCAGTGAATAACAAGAGATCTGCATTAAGTATAAATCGCAAAGTAGATCCCAGAAAATGGCATTCTAAATCAGAAAAAATGCTGGGAAAAAGTCCTGAGGCAGTAGAATTAAATAATTATATCAACGTACTCAGGAACAGGATTAAGAATATACATCAGAGTCTGATTGAAGAGGATAAAACCGTTACTTCAAAAAACATTCTTGATGAATTTAAGGGAGTAAATAAAAAGAAGCCTAAAATGACCCTGGAGGTCTTTAAGGAGCATAACGAACAAATGGATCGTCTTTCGGGTAAAAGTATCTCAAAAAGCACCGCTAAACGTTACTGGACATGTTATAATCATGTTGAACAGTTTCTAAAAGAAGAATATAAAGCCGAAGATTACCCGATGAATGATATCAATCACCAGTTCATCACCAAATTCGAGTATTTTCTGAAGACCAAGCGGGAGTGTAATCATAACTCTGCCTTGAAGTATGTAAACAATTTTAAAAAGATCATTCGCATTGCCCTTGCCAACCAATGGATGGACCGGGATCCCTTCTATAATTACAAGGTGCAGTTTGAAACGGTGGAGCGGGAATACTTAAATGAAGAAGAAGTGCAAAAACTCATTAATAAAGATCTTCACCTGGATCGTCTGAAACTGGTTAGAGATATGTTTGTATTTAGTTGCTATACCGGACTAGCATATTCTGACGTAAAAAAACTGAGCAGTGCAGATATCACCAAAGGTATTGACGGCGGGAAATGGATTCGCATCAAGAGAACTAAAACCAAATCCCTGAGTAGTATCCCTCTCCTACCCGTCGCAGAAGAAATTTTAGACCGTTATAAGGACCATCCGGAAGTAAAAAACGGAGATTATGTATTACCTGTTCTAAGCAACCAGAAGTCTAACGCTTTTTTAAAAGAAATCGCGGCATTGTGCGGCATAAATAAACCACTTACAACTCACCTAGCCCGGCATACTTTTGCAACTACTATTACTCTAACTAATGGTGTTCCTATAGAGTCTGTAAGTAAAATGCTCGGACATAAAGATCTTAGAACAACTCAGCATTATGCTAAAATAGTAGACCGGAAGATTAGCGATGATATGAACGCGTTAAAAATGAAGCTAGCAGAAAAAGAAGCGAAGAAAATTACAGATAAAAGGAAGACTAATGAATAA
- a CDS encoding NAD(P)-dependent oxidoreductase — MIKFALIKERKTPPDRRVVFSPQMLKKVVAQFPEASFKVESSNIRIFSDQEYRDAGFEVSTDISDCDVLLGVKEVPIPNLIPDKKYFFFSHTIKKQPYNRDLLREILERNVELYDHEVITNKNNARLIGFGRYAGLVGAYNGIRSIGIKEKRFELPKAENLPDLSTMLAELDDIDLPDYKFVLTGSGKVARGAKEILDHLKIKQVDPETYLVNEFNEPVFCHIDVLDYAKRKDGAQGSRKEFYKVPENYDSDFIKFAKTSDVFIAGHFYGQGAPVFYSEEDIKDRDFRIKYVADVSCDIAGPVASTIRPSTIAEPFYGYDPETGNEIDFHDPRAITIMAVDNLPCELPKDASEGFGEMFLKSVIPAFFNDDKDGILGRARMTANGKLTPLYSYLQDFVDEKELKNEA; from the coding sequence ATGATAAAATTTGCCCTGATCAAAGAACGAAAAACTCCGCCAGACAGGAGAGTCGTATTCTCTCCACAAATGCTGAAAAAAGTGGTTGCTCAATTTCCGGAAGCTTCTTTTAAAGTGGAAAGCTCTAATATCAGGATATTTAGCGATCAGGAATATCGCGATGCAGGTTTTGAAGTTTCCACAGATATCAGTGATTGTGATGTATTATTAGGAGTAAAAGAAGTCCCGATTCCAAATTTGATACCTGACAAAAAGTACTTTTTCTTTTCCCATACTATTAAAAAGCAGCCCTATAACCGTGATCTGCTTCGTGAGATATTGGAAAGAAATGTTGAATTATATGATCATGAGGTGATCACTAATAAAAATAATGCCCGTCTTATAGGTTTTGGTCGATATGCCGGACTGGTAGGTGCTTATAATGGAATTCGTTCCATAGGGATCAAGGAAAAAAGATTTGAACTTCCAAAAGCAGAAAATTTACCAGATCTGAGCACCATGCTGGCTGAACTGGATGATATAGATTTACCAGATTATAAATTCGTTTTAACTGGAAGCGGAAAAGTTGCCCGTGGAGCTAAAGAAATTTTAGATCATCTTAAAATTAAACAGGTTGATCCGGAAACTTATTTGGTGAATGAATTCAATGAACCGGTTTTTTGCCATATCGATGTACTGGATTACGCGAAACGTAAGGATGGGGCACAGGGGAGCAGAAAGGAATTTTATAAAGTTCCTGAAAACTATGATTCAGATTTTATAAAATTTGCTAAAACCAGTGATGTCTTTATTGCGGGTCATTTTTACGGTCAGGGCGCTCCGGTCTTTTATTCCGAAGAAGATATAAAAGACAGGGATTTCCGAATAAAATATGTGGCTGATGTTTCCTGTGACATTGCAGGGCCGGTAGCAAGTACGATTCGCCCTTCCACAATCGCAGAGCCCTTTTATGGCTATGATCCCGAAACCGGAAATGAAATAGATTTTCACGATCCCAGGGCTATCACCATCATGGCAGTAGATAATTTACCATGTGAATTGCCCAAAGATGCCAGCGAAGGATTTGGAGAAATGTTCCTGAAAAGCGTGATTCCTGCATTTTTTAATGATGATAAAGACGGCATCCTGGGTAGAGCCAGGATGACAGCTAATGGAAAATTAACTCCACTTTATTCATATTTACAGGACTTTGTGGATGAAAAAGAATTGAAAAATGAAGCTTAG
- a CDS encoding endonuclease/exonuclease/phosphatase family protein: MKLRRFILIVAVIFCGALQSQEMDVMTYNIKYANENDGENSWSVRKDWITRQIAFYEPDILGVQEAVISQLDYLTEKIGAYQFIGVGREGEDAGEFSAILYKKKKFKVLKMNTLWLSETPDKISKGWDADYNRVYTYGLFQNKKTAEKFWVFNTHFDHVGDQARLESSKLIIKKIKELNTENLPVLLMGDFNLEPETEGIQLISEHLKDSRMMAKLVFGPDGTFNAYKFDQPVTRRIDYIFSNEKVIVEKYAVLSDSKEMKYPSDHFPVSIVVKFSE, from the coding sequence ATGAAGCTTAGAAGATTTATTCTTATTGTAGCTGTTATTTTCTGCGGAGCTCTGCAAAGCCAGGAGATGGATGTAATGACCTATAACATCAAATATGCCAATGAAAATGACGGGGAGAATAGCTGGTCTGTTCGCAAAGACTGGATCACCCGGCAAATTGCCTTTTATGAACCTGATATTTTAGGAGTTCAGGAGGCCGTGATCTCGCAACTGGATTATTTAACTGAAAAAATAGGTGCATACCAGTTTATAGGAGTAGGTAGAGAAGGGGAGGATGCTGGTGAGTTTAGTGCAATACTGTATAAAAAGAAGAAATTTAAGGTGCTGAAGATGAACACTTTATGGTTGTCTGAAACTCCAGATAAGATAAGTAAAGGTTGGGACGCCGATTATAACCGGGTTTATACCTATGGTTTATTCCAGAATAAAAAGACTGCTGAAAAATTCTGGGTTTTTAACACCCATTTTGATCATGTTGGCGATCAGGCGAGATTGGAAAGTTCAAAACTCATTATAAAGAAAATTAAGGAATTGAATACAGAAAATCTTCCTGTACTTTTAATGGGAGATTTCAACCTTGAACCAGAAACAGAAGGAATTCAGCTAATTTCGGAACATTTGAAAGATTCCAGGATGATGGCAAAACTGGTCTTTGGTCCAGATGGAACTTTTAATGCCTACAAATTTGATCAACCAGTTACCCGGAGGATCGACTATATATTCAGTAATGAAAAAGTGATCGTAGAAAAATACGCGGTGTTAAGTGATTCAAAAGAAATGAAATATCCTTCAGATCATTTTCCCGTGTCCATTGTGGTGAAATTTTCAGAATAA
- a CDS encoding DUF2809 domain-containing protein, which translates to MINLNRNKRIYYFLGFLFLLIIEVIIAKYVNDSFIRPYLGDFLVVILIYCFLMLFFRISVFKGLITVWLFSFTVEFLQLLDIVKLMQYQPPKIVLIVLGSSFSVWDLLAYSLGILFTGFAEFCRTNYSENFTTMDTGK; encoded by the coding sequence ATGATTAACCTAAATAGAAACAAAAGAATTTATTATTTTCTGGGATTTCTTTTCCTTTTAATAATTGAGGTAATCATCGCCAAATATGTAAATGATAGTTTTATTCGTCCATATCTTGGAGATTTCCTGGTCGTAATTCTTATCTACTGCTTCCTCATGTTATTTTTCAGGATTTCAGTTTTTAAAGGACTTATCACGGTATGGTTATTTTCATTTACAGTAGAATTCTTGCAGCTACTTGATATTGTAAAATTGATGCAATATCAGCCACCAAAGATCGTACTGATCGTTTTGGGTAGTAGTTTTTCGGTTTGGGATCTTTTAGCCTACAGCCTTGGAATTTTATTTACGGGATTTGCAGAATTTTGCAGGACAAATTATTCTGAAAATTTCACCACAATGGACACGGGAAAATGA
- the creD gene encoding cell envelope integrity protein CreD translates to MENSSQKSDNNRIIHWLKNSITARMFTIGVLTLILLIPLFMVQELIKERSERQKSVVTEINDKWGDAVIINGPILKLPYRSYREKQITNAQKEVTTETIEELKFLYFFPEQLDIASVIDPMIKKRGLYQTTVYKSEIKVSGNFSPVNIQETEIAEDNILWEKAKIIFNISNLKGVNDQMNISMAGSSYNFTSRFEEVQPPLQKQQGLFLMESKTIRSRDLPLNKDIPFKMDLSVNGSSEISFIPIGKTTVATLKSDWKTNSFTGSFLPYNEHKITETGFNAKWKILDINRPFPQSFINHLPDLTPYAFGVNFMIPVDEYQQSERATKYGILVIGLTFLLFFLIQTLSKIPIHPFQYLMIGLGLIMFYTLLISISEHSSFLKAYLIAGISVILMISLYSKSILNRWKFPMFIGLSLFALYSFVYVIIQLESYALLTGSIGLFFILAIVMFISRKIDWNNY, encoded by the coding sequence ATGGAAAATTCATCTCAAAAATCGGATAACAATAGAATTATTCACTGGCTAAAAAATTCTATTACAGCGCGAATGTTCACTATTGGAGTTCTCACGTTGATCTTGCTTATTCCTTTGTTCATGGTTCAGGAACTTATAAAAGAAAGATCTGAGCGCCAGAAGAGCGTCGTGACAGAAATCAATGATAAATGGGGAGATGCAGTTATCATCAATGGCCCTATTCTAAAACTTCCTTACCGGAGCTATCGAGAGAAACAAATTACCAATGCTCAAAAAGAGGTAACCACTGAAACTATTGAAGAATTAAAGTTTCTTTATTTTTTTCCTGAACAGCTGGACATTGCATCGGTAATTGACCCTATGATAAAGAAACGCGGATTATATCAAACCACAGTTTATAAAAGTGAAATTAAGGTTTCAGGTAATTTTTCTCCTGTTAATATTCAGGAGACAGAAATAGCTGAAGACAATATCCTGTGGGAAAAAGCAAAGATCATATTTAATATCTCCAACCTTAAAGGAGTAAACGACCAAATGAATATAAGCATGGCCGGTTCTTCCTATAATTTCACTTCGAGGTTTGAGGAGGTGCAACCACCACTTCAGAAACAGCAAGGCTTATTTCTTATGGAAAGTAAAACTATTAGATCCCGTGATCTACCTTTAAATAAAGATATCCCTTTTAAAATGGATCTATCGGTTAATGGAAGCTCAGAGATCTCCTTCATTCCCATAGGAAAAACGACAGTTGCTACCTTAAAATCTGACTGGAAAACCAATAGCTTTACAGGGAGTTTCCTGCCCTATAATGAACATAAAATAACCGAAACAGGATTTAATGCGAAGTGGAAGATTCTGGATATAAACAGGCCTTTTCCTCAAAGTTTCATCAACCATCTCCCAGACCTAACTCCATATGCCTTCGGAGTTAATTTTATGATCCCGGTTGATGAATATCAACAAAGTGAACGTGCTACAAAATATGGTATTCTGGTGATTGGGCTTACCTTCCTTCTGTTTTTCCTGATCCAGACCTTAAGTAAGATCCCAATTCATCCTTTTCAGTATCTTATGATCGGGCTCGGGCTCATTATGTTCTACACTTTACTGATCTCAATATCCGAACATAGCTCTTTCTTAAAAGCCTATTTAATAGCAGGAATTTCAGTAATTCTGATGATCAGTCTGTACTCAAAAAGCATTCTGAATAGATGGAAGTTTCCAATGTTTATTGGCCTTTCGCTATTTGCTCTCTATTCTTTCGTGTATGTGATTATTCAACTGGAAAGTTATGCGCTATTAACAGGAAGCATAGGTCTTTTCTTTATCCTGGCCATAGTGATGTTTATTTCCAGAAAAATAGATTGGAATAATTATTAA
- a CDS encoding oxygenase MpaB family protein — protein sequence MEYFVKKQSIVREVWGKSDTILLIFAGAAAEFALNRAVDWLYFTGKLPKDPLGRLFSTVGYARQIVFSEKEFALQTIDKINAAHARVEYKREAKIPDWAYRNVLFMLIDYSIRSYEILERPLTFSEKKEIYQVFRELGIHMKISNLPASYELFKKMRSIELKQHLFNGAYTKDLYHQYRKKLGASRFQLLLETQILIVPRPVRKMLGLRKFSFLSPFIGLYKLSRSLQLDQLLKSFILPSEYKAEIKSLDHVAL from the coding sequence ATGGAATATTTTGTAAAAAAACAATCTATCGTTCGGGAAGTATGGGGTAAAAGCGATACCATCCTTCTCATTTTTGCTGGTGCAGCCGCAGAATTCGCTCTTAACAGGGCTGTAGACTGGTTGTATTTCACCGGAAAATTACCAAAAGATCCGCTTGGCCGACTATTTTCAACCGTGGGATATGCCAGACAGATCGTTTTTTCTGAAAAGGAATTTGCTTTACAAACCATTGATAAAATTAATGCTGCACATGCCAGGGTAGAATACAAACGCGAAGCTAAGATCCCTGATTGGGCGTATCGAAACGTTCTATTTATGCTTATAGATTATTCAATAAGATCTTATGAAATTCTGGAACGCCCCCTCACTTTTTCTGAAAAGAAAGAAATCTACCAGGTTTTCCGGGAGCTAGGAATTCACATGAAGATTTCCAATTTACCGGCAAGTTATGAACTCTTCAAAAAAATGCGATCCATTGAGCTAAAGCAACATCTCTTTAACGGTGCCTACACTAAAGATTTATATCACCAATATCGAAAAAAACTGGGAGCTTCCAGGTTCCAGCTCTTACTAGAAACTCAAATTTTGATAGTACCGAGACCTGTGAGAAAAATGTTAGGTCTAAGAAAATTTTCATTTTTAAGTCCGTTCATTGGTTTATACAAACTAAGCAGAAGTTTACAACTCGATCAACTTTTAAAATCATTCATTCTTCCATCAGAATATAAAGCGGAGATCAAATCTCTGGATCACGTAGCTTTATAA
- a CDS encoding transcriptional regulator: MKNIISNINKAFDHRIRLGIMSVLMVNEYADFRTLKELLGATDGNVASHTKALEKKNYIKVEKSFIDRKPNTRYLATPQGKVAFQDHLDALEKLLNAGNKIAKNKS, encoded by the coding sequence ATGAAGAACATTATAAGCAATATAAATAAAGCATTTGATCATCGCATTCGCCTGGGAATTATGAGTGTCCTGATGGTGAATGAATATGCAGATTTCAGGACATTAAAGGAATTACTGGGCGCTACCGATGGTAATGTTGCAAGCCACACCAAAGCCCTGGAGAAAAAGAATTATATAAAAGTTGAAAAATCATTCATAGACCGAAAACCCAATACAAGATATCTGGCAACACCTCAAGGGAAAGTGGCCTTCCAGGACCATCTGGATGCTCTGGAGAAATTGCTCAACGCAGGAAACAAAATTGCTAAAAACAAGTCTTAA
- a CDS encoding mechanosensitive ion channel, which produces MRNELENIANSISDFLPDLLGALLVLLIGWLIAKGIKAVIVRLLRKTRWDEKVFGKGKIEDTNVFLANIVYYVIMIIVILIVLEILGVDQVLTPLENMVSEFLGFIPNLVAAILIGFIGYILAKFVSNLINIGGTFLDNMIDKTGFKDTDKLINILKKVVFILIFIPFLIQAFNALELDAISGPANDILADFTALIGEIIIAGIILAIFIWGGKYLANFLEDLFKSMGLDRAAQKIQIHNMIGANQSLSKIVANLIYFFLVFFGIITAVDILGLTQLSETLDEILEVTGQIIFGLIILAVGNYISLLIYNTMSKTRSNNFIASVVRWSSLALFLAIALRTMGIANEIVELAFGLILGAIAVAVALSYGLGGRDAAGEHFREIIQKFKDDKSVKDSDANSGPASNPRRDINDPANPNNPDGPMDPRDPRNPGNSNNPGDSNDPRLDI; this is translated from the coding sequence ATGAGAAATGAATTAGAGAATATCGCTAACAGTATTAGCGATTTTCTACCGGACCTTCTAGGTGCACTTTTAGTATTACTTATTGGATGGTTAATTGCAAAGGGAATCAAAGCAGTTATCGTAAGATTGCTTAGAAAGACCCGATGGGATGAAAAGGTTTTTGGTAAAGGAAAGATAGAAGATACCAATGTCTTTTTAGCCAATATTGTTTATTACGTGATCATGATCATTGTGATCCTTATTGTTCTGGAGATTCTTGGAGTAGACCAGGTATTAACTCCGTTGGAAAATATGGTAAGTGAGTTCCTTGGCTTTATTCCTAATCTGGTTGCAGCTATTCTTATTGGATTCATCGGTTATATCCTGGCAAAATTCGTATCGAATTTGATCAACATTGGCGGTACGTTCCTGGATAACATGATAGATAAAACGGGCTTTAAGGACACAGATAAATTGATCAATATCCTTAAAAAAGTGGTCTTTATTCTAATATTCATCCCCTTCCTTATTCAGGCTTTCAATGCTCTGGAACTGGATGCGATTTCAGGACCGGCTAACGATATTCTGGCAGATTTCACTGCATTAATAGGTGAGATCATCATTGCCGGTATTATCCTGGCCATCTTTATTTGGGGTGGAAAGTACCTGGCCAATTTCCTGGAAGATCTCTTTAAAAGTATGGGACTGGATAGAGCTGCGCAAAAAATCCAGATTCATAATATGATTGGGGCGAATCAATCGCTTTCAAAAATCGTAGCCAATTTAATTTACTTCTTCCTGGTATTCTTCGGGATTATTACTGCCGTGGATATTCTGGGACTTACCCAGCTTTCAGAAACGCTAGATGAAATTCTGGAAGTAACCGGACAGATCATTTTCGGATTGATCATCCTGGCAGTAGGTAATTATATTTCACTACTTATCTACAATACAATGAGTAAAACGAGAAGTAATAATTTTATTGCAAGTGTGGTAAGATGGTCTTCATTAGCGCTTTTTCTTGCAATCGCCCTTAGAACGATGGGTATTGCTAACGAGATCGTAGAATTGGCCTTTGGGTTGATTTTAGGAGCTATTGCAGTTGCGGTAGCGCTTAGTTACGGACTCGGTGGTCGTGATGCTGCCGGTGAACATTTTAGAGAAATTATCCAGAAATTTAAGGATGATAAATCTGTAAAAGATTCGGACGCAAATTCGGGGCCGGCTTCAAATCCTCGAAGAGATATAAACGACCCGGCAAATCCAAACAATCCTGATGGTCCTATGGATCCCAGAGACCCACGAAACCCTGGGAACTCTAATAATCCAGGAGATTCAAATGATCCTAGATTAGATATCTAA
- a CDS encoding universal stress protein, whose amino-acid sequence MRTIEKILVALDLTSTDEELIRYASFLADKLQPKKVYFVHNIKKYEISELFKEQLKDLDLEKMISDELDEKVANHFDAKTDSEVLISEDPYTESLINYVVHKYSIDLVIVGNKSRKKGTGVISEKLMRLLKCDILSVPKNASQRIDKIWAGTDFSRESIKSLQRASYLANNTGAEITAINIYNVPIQFTPYLEKEEMLPKIEKHTREKFEKFLHRNKITDCEIKIIRGREASVAAKLSTESENAGADLVIVADKGGNVFSSLLVGSVTDELFSRSLKIPLWVTK is encoded by the coding sequence ATGAGAACTATAGAAAAAATCCTGGTCGCACTTGATCTCACTTCAACCGATGAAGAACTTATAAGATACGCTTCATTTCTAGCTGATAAACTCCAGCCCAAAAAAGTATATTTTGTTCATAATATTAAAAAATATGAGATATCTGAACTGTTTAAAGAACAGCTTAAAGATCTGGATCTGGAAAAAATGATCAGTGATGAACTGGATGAAAAGGTTGCCAATCATTTTGATGCTAAAACAGACTCTGAAGTACTTATTTCTGAAGATCCATATACCGAATCGCTTATAAACTATGTAGTTCATAAATATAGCATAGACCTGGTGATCGTAGGAAATAAATCCAGGAAAAAAGGAACCGGGGTGATCTCAGAAAAACTAATGCGGTTGCTAAAATGTGATATCTTAAGTGTCCCGAAAAATGCCAGTCAACGTATTGATAAAATTTGGGCAGGAACAGACTTTTCCAGGGAGTCTATCAAATCACTTCAACGGGCATCCTACCTGGCAAACAATACCGGCGCTGAAATTACAGCTATTAATATTTATAATGTTCCTATCCAGTTTACCCCCTATCTTGAAAAGGAAGAAATGCTTCCTAAAATCGAGAAACATACGCGGGAAAAATTTGAAAAATTTCTTCATCGAAATAAAATAACAGATTGTGAGATCAAAATAATTCGTGGAAGGGAAGCCAGTGTAGCTGCAAAGCTATCTACTGAATCTGAAAATGCTGGTGCAGATCTTGTAATTGTAGCAGATAAAGGCGGAAATGTTTTTTCTTCGCTGCTGGTAGGAAGTGTAACTGATGAACTCTTTAGCCGAAGCCTCAAAATCCCTCTGTGGGTTACCAAGTAG